In Desulfotignum phosphitoxidans DSM 13687, a single window of DNA contains:
- the selB gene encoding selenocysteine-specific translation elongation factor — MIEKYVTIGIAGHVDHGKTSLVKCLTGTDTDRLQEEKRRGLSIESGIAPFQSNDAGLRMAFVDVPGHTDFLKNTIRGLSGVDMAILVVAADDGLMPQTLAHLHILNFFDVKNGFVVLSKCDLADDEILYLAELEIREALEGTFLDEKPIIPFSVIDKRGLHEIEKCIVETAREIQIKESSLPFRLWIDQVKSFAGIGTVVTGTIQSGTLNQGDTLHLLPAGIETRARLLEMHHDKADKAVAGQRVGINIPKVPVKDVKRGMVLSGPDAVHPTYLLNVEIRLLENAGKPVKNRQRVKLYLGTSVTNAMIVFMEQEYLYPGGKGFAQVRLMKPVPALPGDPFVIGILNIQAVIGGGRVLQICREKIRRNNAGATRSLMKAVQENDIKVFVTHIFKLKPSNLMTSRKLARCFFVDEAAIEKEILKGVRSGEILLFKGQGFFEKKQYQTLKKQVPSVVKKILTDNPLKVKASHEEIKDRLSPRLNDGPFQRMIAELLNENKIIKTGGGFQVPDYTANLSSDREKLIVLLENYAQTSWLVPFSAHTFWTLHKKEYSLNEVQRVLDYLYLQKRLIRLNNRRFISHDAMAVIKERVKNLIRSKGGLTIEDGKELLGYGRTVGISVYEYLDSIKFTQRKDGMRVLTEPEIEQQTDA; from the coding sequence ATGATTGAAAAATATGTCACAATAGGGATTGCCGGGCACGTGGATCATGGCAAGACATCCCTTGTCAAATGCCTGACCGGGACGGATACGGATCGTCTTCAGGAAGAAAAACGGCGGGGATTATCCATCGAGTCGGGGATTGCGCCGTTTCAATCAAATGATGCCGGTTTGCGGATGGCATTCGTGGATGTACCGGGTCACACGGATTTTTTGAAGAATACCATCCGCGGGCTGAGCGGCGTGGACATGGCGATACTGGTTGTCGCCGCAGATGACGGACTGATGCCGCAAACACTGGCACATCTTCACATCCTCAATTTCTTTGACGTTAAAAACGGGTTTGTCGTCTTGAGCAAATGCGATCTTGCGGATGACGAAATTTTATATCTGGCGGAACTTGAAATCAGAGAGGCATTGGAAGGTACCTTTTTAGATGAAAAACCGATCATTCCGTTTTCGGTGATCGATAAAAGAGGGCTTCATGAAATTGAAAAATGTATTGTGGAAACGGCGAGAGAAATCCAGATCAAGGAATCATCGCTGCCGTTCCGTTTATGGATTGATCAGGTGAAAAGTTTTGCCGGTATCGGAACCGTGGTAACCGGAACCATACAGTCAGGCACACTGAATCAGGGAGACACCCTTCATCTTTTACCGGCTGGTATTGAAACCAGAGCCCGTTTACTGGAGATGCACCATGATAAAGCCGATAAAGCCGTTGCCGGACAGCGTGTCGGCATCAACATCCCCAAGGTTCCGGTTAAAGACGTAAAAAGGGGCATGGTCCTTTCAGGGCCGGACGCGGTCCATCCAACTTATCTTCTGAATGTGGAAATCAGGCTGCTTGAAAATGCCGGAAAGCCGGTTAAAAACCGGCAGCGGGTAAAACTCTATCTTGGCACTTCCGTGACAAATGCCATGATCGTTTTCATGGAACAGGAATATCTGTATCCGGGCGGGAAAGGATTTGCACAGGTCAGGTTGATGAAACCCGTTCCCGCGCTGCCGGGCGATCCTTTTGTCATAGGGATTCTCAATATTCAGGCCGTTATCGGTGGGGGCAGGGTTCTTCAGATATGCCGGGAGAAAATCAGACGTAATAACGCTGGTGCCACCCGTTCACTCATGAAGGCGGTCCAGGAAAATGACATCAAGGTGTTTGTCACGCATATTTTCAAATTAAAACCCTCGAACCTGATGACATCCAGAAAACTGGCCAGATGTTTTTTTGTTGATGAGGCGGCAATTGAAAAAGAAATTTTGAAAGGCGTGAGAAGCGGCGAAATTCTTTTATTTAAGGGTCAGGGTTTTTTCGAAAAAAAACAATATCAGACGTTGAAAAAACAGGTGCCTTCGGTCGTAAAAAAGATTCTGACGGATAATCCTTTAAAAGTGAAGGCGAGCCATGAAGAGATAAAAGACAGGTTGTCACCCCGGCTCAACGATGGCCCGTTTCAAAGAATGATTGCTGAGCTGTTGAATGAAAATAAAATCATCAAAACCGGGGGTGGATTTCAGGTGCCGGATTATACAGCCAATCTGTCGAGCGACAGGGAAAAACTCATCGTCCTGTTGGAGAATTATGCGCAAACATCCTGGCTGGTGCCCTTCAGCGCCCATACATTCTGGACGTTACATAAAAAGGAATACAGCCTGAATGAAGTTCAGCGGGTGCTTGATTATCTGTACCTTCAAAAAAGGCTGATTCGACTCAACAACAGACGGTTTATATCCCACGATGCCATGGCGGTTATCAAAGAAAGGGTGAAAAATTTGATCAGATCAAAGGGCGGTCTTACGATCGAAGACGGCAAGGAACTGCTTGGGTATGGAAGAACCGTGGGAATATCTGTTTATGAGTACCTGGATTCGATCAAATTTACCCAAAGAAAAGATGGTATGCGTGTTTTGACCGAACCGGAAATTGAACAACAGACTGATGCGTAA
- a CDS encoding DUF1573 domain-containing protein — protein sequence MVKKSLIKKIGGTWMVLVLFVMVTVAFAADSTQIEFPKGVVVDKDFDFGEIIEGEVVTHAFVIFNQSTKPLRILKVKTTCGCTTAEKPDRIEPGQKGHVTVKFHTRGYGGRNVIKNTHVTTDDPDQKLIVLTIKGRVTRFARILPDRLLLRGVAGKEIKGLVRIVPEPNYPFQIEKVVIDTHISGKIAANLKADKGIYLLEVSNLVRDSARYYGKVILKTDSPLRPELTVYVIGRIEKQ from the coding sequence ATGGTGAAGAAATCATTGATAAAAAAAATCGGTGGCACGTGGATGGTACTGGTTCTGTTCGTTATGGTAACTGTTGCTTTTGCCGCCGATTCGACCCAAATTGAATTCCCAAAAGGCGTAGTGGTGGACAAGGATTTTGATTTCGGTGAAATTATTGAAGGAGAAGTCGTTACCCATGCTTTTGTTATATTCAATCAAAGCACGAAGCCACTTCGCATATTAAAAGTAAAAACAACATGCGGCTGTACAACGGCCGAAAAACCGGATCGCATTGAGCCCGGCCAAAAGGGACATGTTACAGTGAAGTTCCATACCAGGGGGTATGGAGGAAGAAACGTTATCAAAAATACCCATGTGACCACGGACGACCCTGATCAAAAATTGATCGTACTGACAATCAAAGGCAGGGTTACCCGTTTTGCCCGCATTTTGCCTGATCGTTTGTTGTTAAGGGGTGTCGCAGGGAAAGAGATCAAAGGGCTGGTCAGAATTGTCCCTGAACCAAATTATCCTTTTCAAATCGAAAAAGTGGTCATCGACACACATATTTCAGGGAAAATAGCGGCAAATCTTAAAGCAGATAAAGGCATTTACCTGCTTGAGGTGTCAAACCTCGTGCGAGACAGCGCAAGATATTACGGCAAAGTCATTTTGAAAACCGACAGTCCGTTGCGCCCGGAACTAACGGTTTATGTCATAGGGCGTATTGAAAAACAATAA
- a CDS encoding 2Fe-2S iron-sulfur cluster-binding protein: MGDIQFEIDGQTVTADPGMTVLEVAQKHGIYIPSLCHHEKLEPFGGCRLCIVEVQDRGRTKYVVSCVFPAAGGINVRTRSEKVDRLRKTILELLMAHAPDAPQLVELAKVYGADPNRYESDPSFCIHCGLCVRYCAEVAQKNAIGFVDRGINKEISFVPEIAAKYCNDCKECFPFCPTSYLQAAFVLAQSLSFSEQGVKNTEHVKVEDR; this comes from the coding sequence ATGGGAGACATACAATTTGAAATCGATGGACAGACCGTGACAGCGGATCCGGGCATGACCGTCCTGGAAGTGGCCCAGAAACATGGGATTTATATCCCCAGCCTGTGCCATCATGAAAAACTGGAGCCGTTCGGCGGGTGCCGGCTGTGTATCGTGGAGGTGCAAGACCGGGGTCGGACCAAGTATGTGGTATCCTGTGTGTTCCCGGCTGCCGGCGGCATCAACGTCCGGACCCGGTCCGAAAAAGTGGACCGGCTGCGTAAAACCATTCTTGAACTGCTCATGGCCCATGCACCGGATGCGCCGCAACTGGTTGAGCTGGCAAAAGTTTACGGGGCAGACCCCAACCGGTATGAAAGCGATCCCTCTTTCTGCATCCACTGCGGCCTGTGCGTGCGGTATTGTGCGGAAGTGGCCCAGAAAAACGCTATCGGATTTGTGGACAGGGGCATCAACAAAGAGATCAGCTTTGTGCCCGAAATTGCGGCCAAATACTGCAATGACTGCAAAGAGTGCTTTCCTTTTTGCCCCACCTCCTATCTCCAGGCCGCGTTCGTGCTGGCTCAATCTCTTTCGTTCTCTGAGCAGGGAGTTAAAAATACTGAACACGTGAAAGTCGAAGATAGATGA
- a CDS encoding NADH-quinone oxidoreductase subunit NuoF, producing MTRLETPEALESFRQEILTRRDPDSPCVSICAGAGCVASGADEVIAAFEKEIEAQGLSATVSTKGTGCPGFCEQGPVVVVYPEEICYLQVQAKDVPEIVEQTIKNKQVVERLCYKDPATGERAVKESDIPFYRSQQRTVLCNNIKIDSKSIEDYLALGGYAALAKALGQMTDLEVLEEVKKSNIRGRGGAGFPAGRKWEGSRNADDPIKYVIVNADEGDPGAFMDRALLEGNPHSILEGLILGGYAVKAHEGYFYVRQEYPLAVKNIHLAIQQAEHYGLLGENILGSGFDFKVIVHQGAGAFVCGESTALMTSLEGKAGEPRPKYVRSNVKGLWERPSVLNNVETWSNIPLIIDKGADWFTSVGTDSSKGTKIFSLVGKITNTGLVEVPMGMTLREIIYDIGGGIPNNKKFKAVQTGGPPGGCIPEHLLDLQVGFDELTKAGSMMGSGGMIVMDEDTCMVDVARYFIEFLTDESCGKCVPCREGLRQMHRILTNITKGKGKEGDIEILEELAETAVEASLCALGKSAPNPFLSTLKYFRDEYEAHIHDKRCPALSCKELISFYIDPDKCTGCGTCRKQCPADAINGDKKLIHIIDQDKCTRCGTCFEVCPPKFSSVVKLSGEPVPDPVPEEARTIRKKTKEKG from the coding sequence ATGACACGGTTGGAAACGCCGGAGGCTTTGGAAAGTTTCCGGCAGGAGATATTGACCCGGAGAGATCCTGACAGCCCCTGTGTATCCATCTGTGCGGGTGCCGGATGTGTGGCATCCGGTGCGGATGAAGTCATCGCCGCATTTGAAAAGGAAATCGAAGCCCAGGGATTGTCCGCCACAGTGTCCACCAAAGGGACCGGCTGCCCGGGATTCTGTGAACAGGGCCCGGTGGTGGTGGTCTATCCCGAAGAGATCTGCTATCTTCAGGTGCAGGCCAAAGATGTGCCCGAGATCGTTGAACAGACCATCAAAAATAAACAAGTGGTGGAAAGGTTGTGCTACAAAGACCCTGCCACAGGCGAGCGGGCCGTCAAAGAATCGGATATTCCGTTTTACCGGTCCCAGCAGCGTACGGTCTTGTGCAACAACATCAAAATCGATTCCAAAAGCATTGAAGATTATCTGGCGTTGGGCGGATATGCGGCACTGGCCAAGGCCCTGGGACAGATGACCGATCTCGAAGTACTGGAAGAGGTGAAAAAATCCAATATCCGTGGCCGGGGCGGGGCCGGGTTCCCGGCCGGCCGAAAATGGGAAGGCTCCAGAAATGCCGATGATCCCATCAAATACGTGATCGTGAATGCCGATGAAGGCGACCCGGGGGCGTTCATGGACCGGGCCCTTCTGGAGGGCAATCCCCATTCCATCCTGGAAGGATTGATCTTAGGGGGATATGCCGTCAAGGCCCATGAAGGGTATTTTTATGTGCGCCAGGAATATCCCCTGGCAGTGAAAAACATTCATCTGGCTATCCAGCAGGCGGAACATTACGGCCTTTTAGGCGAGAATATCCTGGGATCCGGGTTTGATTTCAAGGTGATCGTGCACCAGGGGGCCGGGGCGTTTGTGTGCGGGGAGTCCACGGCACTCATGACCTCCCTGGAAGGCAAGGCCGGCGAACCCCGTCCCAAGTATGTCCGGTCCAATGTCAAGGGACTGTGGGAACGGCCGTCCGTCCTCAACAACGTGGAAACCTGGTCCAACATCCCCCTGATCATCGACAAGGGCGCGGACTGGTTTACATCGGTGGGCACGGACAGTTCCAAAGGCACCAAGATCTTTTCCCTGGTGGGAAAGATCACCAACACCGGCCTGGTGGAAGTCCCCATGGGCATGACATTACGGGAAATCATCTATGATATCGGGGGTGGGATCCCCAACAACAAGAAATTCAAGGCCGTTCAGACGGGCGGCCCCCCCGGGGGCTGTATCCCGGAACACCTGCTGGACCTGCAGGTGGGGTTTGACGAACTCACCAAAGCCGGGTCCATGATGGGGTCCGGGGGCATGATCGTCATGGATGAAGACACCTGCATGGTGGATGTGGCGAGATATTTTATCGAGTTTCTGACCGACGAGTCCTGCGGCAAGTGCGTGCCCTGCAGGGAAGGGCTGCGCCAGATGCACCGGATATTGACCAATATCACCAAAGGCAAGGGCAAGGAAGGGGACATCGAAATCCTTGAGGAACTGGCGGAAACCGCGGTGGAAGCCTCGCTCTGTGCTTTGGGCAAAAGTGCGCCCAACCCGTTTTTAAGCACGTTGAAATATTTTCGGGATGAGTATGAGGCCCATATCCATGACAAGAGATGCCCGGCCCTGTCCTGCAAGGAATTGATCAGTTTTTACATCGATCCGGACAAATGCACGGGTTGCGGCACCTGCCGCAAGCAGTGCCCGGCCGATGCCATAAACGGAGACAAGAAACTGATCCACATCATCGACCAGGACAAATGTACCCGGTGCGGCACCTGCTTTGAGGTGTGCCCGCCCAAATTTTCTTCCGTGGTCAAACTGTCGGGTGAACCGGTGCCGGACCCGGTGCCTGAAGAAGCGCGCACCATCCGGAAAAAAACGAAAGAGAAAGGATAG
- a CDS encoding complex I 24 kDa subunit family protein produces MEIERVDQIIEKHHGEAINLLQIMLDIQSENNWLSKQALARVSEKLSVPMTRIQHIATFYKAFSLVPKGRHKVHICMGTACHVRGATRILDTVEEATGIKPGETDLDLKFSLETVNCLGCCALGPVMEVDGKVHGKMSPVKASKALKTYE; encoded by the coding sequence ATGGAAATTGAAAGAGTAGATCAGATAATCGAGAAGCATCATGGAGAAGCTATCAACCTGCTTCAGATCATGCTGGATATTCAAAGTGAGAACAACTGGCTTTCCAAACAGGCCCTGGCACGGGTCAGTGAAAAACTGTCCGTCCCCATGACCCGGATTCAGCATATCGCCACGTTTTACAAGGCGTTCAGCCTGGTTCCTAAAGGACGGCACAAGGTGCATATCTGCATGGGCACGGCCTGTCATGTCCGGGGGGCCACCAGGATTCTGGACACGGTGGAGGAAGCCACGGGCATCAAGCCCGGGGAAACCGACCTGGATCTGAAATTCAGTCTGGAGACTGTGAACTGTCTGGGGTGTTGCGCCCTGGGGCCTGTGATGGAAGTGGACGGCAAAGTTCATGGCAAAATGTCACCGGTCAAGGCGTCCAAAGCCTTGAAAACATATGAATAG
- a CDS encoding hydrogenase iron-sulfur subunit, producing the protein METNFKPTIIGFLCNWCCYGGADLCGVSRFQYPPYLRVIRVMCSGRVDLKFLVKAFLNGADGVFIGGCHLNDCHYNPEGNYDALITARLCRKLLGHTGIDPDRLRLEWVSAGEGIRFAEVMNDFSQKIRQLGPLGTSEEIDKKDLELNLKAAMKLVPFIKLVEREKLRLPDRTEAGVHRFLQSGVLDQCFDQTIADKMVTSRILLLLKEKPLTTSDISGHLGLNPSEISRHMITSSRHGMVKYDTASNCYELAGA; encoded by the coding sequence ATGGAAACTAATTTCAAACCCACGATCATCGGATTTCTGTGTAACTGGTGCTGCTATGGCGGCGCTGATCTCTGCGGTGTTTCCCGGTTTCAGTATCCCCCCTATCTCCGGGTGATCCGGGTCATGTGCTCGGGCAGGGTGGATTTGAAATTTCTGGTCAAAGCTTTTCTGAACGGCGCAGACGGCGTGTTCATCGGCGGCTGTCATCTTAATGACTGCCACTATAATCCGGAAGGCAATTATGATGCCCTGATCACCGCCAGGTTGTGCCGGAAACTGCTGGGTCATACCGGAATCGATCCGGACCGGTTGAGACTGGAATGGGTCTCTGCGGGTGAAGGCATCCGTTTTGCAGAAGTGATGAATGATTTCAGTCAAAAAATCCGTCAACTCGGGCCGCTGGGTACCAGTGAAGAGATAGATAAAAAAGATCTGGAGTTGAATCTGAAGGCCGCCATGAAACTGGTTCCCTTCATCAAGCTGGTGGAAAGAGAAAAGCTCAGGCTGCCCGACAGAACCGAGGCGGGGGTGCATCGATTTCTGCAAAGCGGTGTTCTGGATCAATGTTTTGATCAAACCATTGCAGATAAAATGGTCACAAGCCGGATTCTGCTGCTGTTAAAGGAAAAACCGCTGACCACCAGTGATATTTCCGGACACCTGGGGTTGAACCCGTCTGAGATTTCCCGTCATATGATCACCTCCTCCCGGCACGGCATGGTCAAATATGATACAGCCAGTAACTGCTACGAACTGGCCGGGGCATAA
- a CDS encoding CoB--CoM heterodisulfide reductase iron-sulfur subunit A family protein — translation MENKPFEKKIGDVLVVGGGISGIQASLDLATAGFKVYLVEKSPTIGGKMAQLDKTFPTNDCSMCIESPKFLECSRHPNIEILTMTEVASVQGQAGDFTVTVEKRPRYVDEDKCTGCTSCAEYCPVTIPDPFNQNISRNKAVHMYFAQAIPLTPYIDEKCIFLEDEKCTICLGICKNDALDFNQTPQQISLHVGAVVLSLGMDTFDPAIKNDYGYGIMENVVTSLDYERLLCATGPYDGEILRASDKKHPRRIAWIHCVGSRRVTQGHNSYCSAVCCTYTQKQVILTKDHDEGAECTIFHNDIRSYSKGFERFYQRAESLPGIRFIRSYVSVGREIPETKNITLRYSTPDAGVIEEEFDMVVLSVGLVPPAGYQQLAEKFGIDLNAHGFCSTRPENPVETSRKGVFVAGAFQGPMDIPESVFSASGACARCSEILSFRKGRLSRKRIYPKERDISGETPKIGVFVCHCGANIGRIVDVPSVVDYALTLPHVVHAQEQLFSCATNSAQQITDTIREKGLNRVIVAACTPRTHEPVFRDTLREGGINQYLYDMANIREHCSWVHSREKEDATQKAKDLVRMSVGRTKNLEPLQEFDLPVNKTAMVVGGGVAGMTSALSLARQGFSVHLLEKENDLGGMARRIHTTLDGMDVQAFVKTLIRDVYQHPLVHVSHEAVITDVSGYVGNFTTTVVTEGRTKTIQHGAAIIATGAAEYEPDEYLYGKNDSVMTQLALEEKLSSRDLQLMDAQSLVMIQCVGCRNEERNYCSRVCCTHAVKNALALTKINPEIRIHILFRDMRTYGFNEDYYRTASEKGVKFIRYDVTDQPIVEKVRENGGDILRVTVPDQILGKRLELDADFVVLSAAVVPAPDTHNIAGLFKVALSPEGFFQEAHVKLRPVDFAAEGVFLCGTAHYPKHISEAVTQASGAAGRAAVLLSQDTVTASGSVCEVDEDLCVSCGACITACTYGAIEFYETKKGKKARVIPVLCKGDGLCNAKCPTEAIQLKHYTDEEILYQLDAAFPELEPADC, via the coding sequence GTGGAAAACAAACCTTTTGAAAAAAAAATCGGTGACGTACTGGTGGTCGGCGGCGGGATCAGCGGTATCCAGGCATCCCTTGATCTGGCAACGGCTGGATTTAAAGTTTATCTGGTGGAAAAATCCCCGACCATCGGCGGCAAAATGGCCCAGCTGGACAAAACCTTTCCCACCAATGACTGTTCCATGTGCATTGAATCTCCCAAGTTTCTGGAATGCAGCCGGCATCCCAATATCGAGATCCTGACCATGACCGAAGTGGCATCCGTTCAGGGACAGGCCGGCGATTTTACCGTGACCGTTGAAAAACGGCCGAGATATGTGGATGAGGATAAGTGCACGGGCTGCACCAGTTGTGCGGAATACTGCCCGGTGACCATACCGGACCCGTTCAACCAGAATATATCCCGGAACAAAGCCGTCCATATGTATTTTGCCCAGGCCATTCCACTTACCCCGTATATTGACGAGAAATGCATCTTTCTGGAAGATGAAAAATGTACCATCTGCCTGGGTATCTGTAAAAACGATGCCCTGGATTTTAACCAGACACCGCAACAAATATCGCTTCACGTCGGTGCGGTCGTTCTTTCTTTAGGGATGGACACCTTTGATCCGGCAATTAAAAACGACTATGGCTATGGCATCATGGAAAATGTGGTGACCAGCCTGGATTATGAACGCCTCCTGTGCGCTACCGGTCCTTATGACGGCGAGATCCTGCGGGCTTCGGACAAAAAACACCCCCGCAGAATCGCCTGGATTCACTGTGTGGGATCACGGCGGGTCACCCAAGGGCATAACAGCTATTGTTCCGCCGTATGCTGTACCTATACCCAGAAACAGGTGATCCTGACCAAGGATCATGATGAAGGGGCGGAATGTACCATTTTTCACAATGATATCCGGTCCTACAGCAAGGGATTTGAACGGTTTTACCAGAGAGCGGAAAGCCTGCCCGGCATCCGGTTCATCCGAAGCTATGTGTCTGTTGGCAGAGAGATCCCTGAGACAAAAAATATCACTTTAAGATACAGCACACCGGATGCCGGTGTTATCGAAGAAGAATTTGACATGGTGGTCCTGTCTGTCGGGCTGGTTCCGCCGGCCGGCTATCAGCAGCTGGCAGAAAAATTCGGTATTGATCTGAATGCCCACGGATTCTGCAGCACCCGTCCTGAAAATCCGGTGGAAACCTCCAGGAAGGGCGTGTTTGTCGCCGGTGCCTTCCAGGGCCCCATGGATATCCCGGAATCCGTTTTTTCCGCCAGCGGGGCCTGCGCCCGGTGCAGTGAAATTCTTTCCTTTCGGAAGGGCAGGCTTTCCAGAAAAAGGATCTATCCCAAAGAAAGGGATATTTCCGGGGAAACACCGAAAATCGGCGTATTTGTCTGTCACTGCGGCGCCAATATCGGCCGGATCGTGGATGTCCCTTCCGTGGTCGATTATGCCCTGACACTTCCCCATGTGGTACATGCCCAGGAACAGCTGTTCTCATGTGCCACCAATTCCGCCCAGCAGATAACAGATACCATCCGGGAAAAAGGGCTGAACCGCGTGATTGTTGCCGCCTGCACCCCCAGGACCCATGAGCCGGTATTCCGGGATACGCTCCGGGAAGGCGGGATCAATCAATATCTTTATGATATGGCCAATATCCGGGAACATTGTTCCTGGGTGCATTCAAGGGAAAAGGAGGATGCCACACAAAAGGCAAAAGATCTGGTCCGGATGTCGGTGGGCCGGACAAAAAACCTTGAGCCGCTTCAGGAGTTTGATCTGCCGGTCAATAAGACCGCCATGGTGGTCGGCGGCGGAGTCGCCGGTATGACCAGTGCTTTGAGCCTTGCCAGGCAAGGGTTTTCAGTTCATCTGCTGGAAAAGGAAAACGATCTGGGCGGTATGGCGCGGCGGATTCATACCACATTGGATGGTATGGATGTCCAGGCATTCGTGAAAACTCTGATCCGGGATGTTTACCAGCACCCTCTCGTTCATGTTTCCCATGAGGCGGTCATCACGGACGTTTCCGGTTACGTGGGCAATTTTACCACCACCGTGGTAACGGAAGGCCGGACAAAAACCATTCAGCATGGTGCCGCCATTATTGCAACTGGTGCCGCTGAATATGAACCCGATGAGTACCTTTACGGCAAAAATGATTCCGTTATGACCCAGCTGGCGCTTGAAGAAAAATTGTCCAGCCGCGATCTTCAACTCATGGATGCACAGAGCCTGGTCATGATTCAGTGTGTAGGCTGCCGGAATGAAGAGAGAAACTACTGCTCCCGGGTCTGTTGCACCCATGCCGTAAAAAATGCCCTGGCACTTACAAAAATCAATCCGGAAATTCGGATCCATATTCTGTTCCGGGATATGAGAACTTACGGGTTCAATGAAGATTATTACCGAACCGCATCGGAAAAAGGGGTTAAATTTATCCGGTATGACGTTACCGATCAACCGATAGTGGAAAAGGTTCGGGAAAACGGCGGAGACATCTTACGCGTTACTGTTCCGGATCAAATTCTGGGCAAACGGCTTGAGCTGGATGCGGACTTTGTGGTCCTGTCCGCTGCGGTTGTTCCCGCACCCGATACACATAATATCGCCGGTTTATTCAAGGTGGCCCTGAGCCCGGAAGGATTTTTCCAGGAGGCCCATGTCAAACTCAGGCCCGTAGATTTTGCCGCTGAAGGGGTGTTTCTGTGCGGCACGGCCCATTATCCCAAGCACATTTCCGAAGCTGTCACTCAGGCCAGTGGGGCTGCAGGCCGGGCAGCGGTTCTGCTCTCGCAGGATACGGTTACCGCGTCCGGTTCCGTATGCGAAGTGGATGAAGACCTGTGTGTTTCCTGCGGGGCCTGTATTACCGCCTGTACCTACGGCGCCATTGAGTTTTATGAGACGAAGAAAGGTAAAAAAGCCCGTGTCATTCCTGTTCTATGCAAAGGGGACGGCCTATGTAATGCCAAATGCCCCACAGAAGCAATTCAGCTGAAGCATTACACGGACGAGGAGATTTTATACCAACTGGATGCGGCATTTCCGGAACTTGAGCCGGCCGACTGCTGA
- a CDS encoding methylenetetrahydrofolate reductase produces MSKYVSSSRLERILKAGHLGVTSECGPPRGSDAEEVTKKGLLIKDYVDAVNVTDNQTAMTRMSSLAACIHLKLLGIEPVLQMVTRDRNRVALQSDILGAASFDISNMLCLSGDHQSFGDCARGQNVHDLDSMQLVQTVRHMRDEGKFLGGDDIKRPPKIFVGAAANPFADPFEIRIPRLAKKIACGAEFIQTQCIYNIDKFKEWMRRASDRGLTEKVFIMAGMTPMKSVGMAKYMKNKVPGMDVPDEIIQRLAGVEKKHQAQEGIQICVEHIQELKEVPGIAGFHIMAIEWEEKVPEIVEKSGLYPRPDM; encoded by the coding sequence ATGAGCAAATATGTTAGCAGCAGCAGACTGGAGCGCATTTTAAAGGCAGGGCACTTAGGGGTTACTTCAGAGTGCGGGCCTCCCAGGGGCAGTGATGCGGAAGAGGTTACAAAAAAAGGTCTGCTTATCAAAGATTATGTGGATGCAGTGAATGTCACGGACAACCAGACCGCCATGACTCGCATGTCTTCTCTGGCCGCCTGCATCCACCTCAAGCTGCTGGGCATAGAACCGGTGCTCCAGATGGTGACAAGGGATAGAAACCGGGTGGCGTTGCAGAGCGATATCCTGGGAGCGGCTTCCTTTGATATTTCCAACATGCTGTGCCTGTCCGGAGACCACCAGAGTTTTGGTGACTGCGCCCGGGGCCAGAACGTCCATGACTTGGATTCCATGCAGCTGGTGCAGACCGTGCGCCACATGCGGGATGAAGGAAAGTTTCTGGGCGGTGATGATATCAAGCGGCCCCCGAAAATTTTTGTGGGGGCGGCAGCCAACCCTTTTGCCGATCCCTTTGAAATCCGGATACCGCGCCTGGCCAAAAAGATCGCCTGCGGAGCCGAATTCATCCAGACCCAGTGCATCTACAATATCGACAAATTCAAGGAGTGGATGCGCAGGGCTTCTGACCGGGGATTGACGGAAAAGGTTTTTATCATGGCCGGCATGACGCCCATGAAGTCCGTGGGTATGGCCAAGTACATGAAAAACAAGGTGCCGGGCATGGATGTGCCCGATGAAATTATCCAGCGGCTGGCGGGCGTGGAAAAAAAGCACCAGGCCCAGGAAGGCATCCAGATCTGCGTGGAGCATATCCAGGAACTCAAGGAAGTGCCCGGAATCGCGGGGTTTCACATCATGGCCATTGAATGGGAAGAAAAAGTGCCGGAAATAGTTGAAAAAAGCGGGCTTTATCCAAGGCCTGACATGTAA